In Gordonia phthalatica, one genomic interval encodes:
- a CDS encoding serine/threonine-protein kinase, whose amino-acid sequence MSITEIAGYRVLRQLGAGGMGQVFLVEHPRLPRRDALKLLDAGVSRNDDFKARFQREADLLAQLSHPNIVTLHDRGEYDDRLWITMEFVEGTDAGRLVDTDGPLPLPLALTLVEGAGAALDYAWRKQRITHRDVKPANILVALDTDDDEPVVEGVKLADFGIAKAAEETTSLTSTGVTVGTMAYISPEAIEGDAVDNRSDVYSLGCTAFHLITGQAPFTGKSMTALMSAHLNHPAPTASQVLPSLPTALDSVFAKVLAKDPDDRYQSCAEFVAALSDAMHGVAPASFAYAQTMTAPTQQRSEEPRSRRTLWLSLLTAACLLGAVAIAGGVVYLSGKDDPTAPVAASPAPQRTTTITRTTTSSTSPTPTEVVETTPTEEPVTETVPTTPEPYEGQPCGIDQFGDYSSDGTLVCSAMNGAWSDATHMSRPAVERGSGCSEPGARARIARTDGVATCQTGPDGALVWDF is encoded by the coding sequence ATGAGTATCACTGAGATCGCCGGGTACCGGGTGCTGCGCCAACTCGGCGCCGGCGGCATGGGACAGGTGTTTCTCGTGGAGCATCCGCGTCTGCCTCGACGGGATGCGCTCAAGTTGCTGGACGCGGGCGTCTCGCGAAACGACGACTTCAAAGCCAGGTTCCAGCGCGAAGCCGACCTGCTGGCACAGCTGTCGCACCCGAACATCGTCACCCTGCACGACCGCGGCGAATACGACGACCGGCTGTGGATCACGATGGAGTTCGTCGAGGGAACCGACGCCGGTCGGCTCGTCGACACCGACGGTCCGCTGCCGCTGCCGCTCGCCCTCACCCTTGTTGAGGGCGCGGGTGCCGCACTCGACTACGCCTGGCGCAAACAGCGGATCACCCACCGCGACGTGAAGCCCGCGAACATCCTGGTGGCGCTCGACACCGACGACGACGAGCCCGTCGTCGAAGGGGTGAAGCTCGCCGATTTCGGCATCGCCAAGGCCGCGGAGGAGACCACCTCCCTGACCTCGACCGGCGTCACCGTCGGGACCATGGCGTACATCAGCCCCGAGGCCATCGAGGGCGACGCCGTCGACAACCGGTCCGACGTCTATTCGCTCGGCTGCACCGCCTTCCACCTGATCACCGGGCAGGCACCGTTCACCGGAAAGTCGATGACGGCGCTCATGTCCGCGCATCTCAACCATCCGGCGCCCACCGCGTCGCAGGTGCTGCCGTCGCTGCCCACTGCCCTGGACTCGGTCTTCGCGAAGGTGCTCGCCAAGGACCCCGACGACCGCTATCAGTCCTGCGCCGAGTTCGTCGCCGCCCTGTCGGACGCGATGCACGGCGTCGCACCCGCCTCGTTCGCGTACGCGCAGACGATGACGGCGCCGACACAGCAGCGATCCGAGGAGCCGCGTTCCCGTCGCACCCTGTGGCTGTCGCTGTTGACGGCCGCGTGCCTCCTCGGCGCGGTCGCGATCGCCGGCGGCGTGGTCTACCTCTCGGGCAAGGACGATCCGACCGCACCGGTCGCGGCCTCGCCCGCGCCGCAGCGGACCACCACGATCACGCGGACCACAACGAGTTCCACCTCGCCGACGCCCACCGAGGTCGTGGAGACCACGCCAACCGAGGAACCGGTGACCGAGACGGTGCCGACCACGCCGGAACCGTACGAGGGGCAGCCGTGCGGAATCGATCAGTTCGGCGATTACTCGTCGGATGGCACGCTCGTGTGCAGTGCAATGAACGGCGCATGGAGCGATGCGACGCACATGTCGCGCCCTGCCGTCGAACGGGGATCGGGATGTAGCGAACCCGGTGCCCGGGCACGGATCGCTCGCACCGATGGGGTCGCGACCTGTCAGACCGGCCCCGACGGCGCTCTCGTCTGGGACTTCTAG
- a CDS encoding D-isomer specific 2-hydroxyacid dehydrogenase family protein: MKIAIEPVQDTCLVEAVTAAGSTVVPLDEADALVWIGGPDGFPKLADTVRWVALATAGIEKFVAEGVLDDRRLWTNASGFYAVGVAEHALALLLAGLRQINTAVLDHWAKDRIDPAVRSLRGSTVAIIGAGGIGRELTRLLKACGATVIAVNRRGRAVPGADRTLTADRTDEVWALADHVVLAAPATAETYHLINDETLARLHSHTWIVNVARGPLIDQAALHRALSSGVIAGAALDVTDPEPLPADDPLWTLSNVIITPHVANPASGLTREMAPFVAENIRRFEAGQELMAVVTPGAGY; the protein is encoded by the coding sequence GTGAAGATCGCGATCGAACCCGTGCAGGACACCTGTCTGGTCGAGGCGGTGACCGCGGCGGGGAGCACCGTCGTCCCGCTCGACGAGGCCGACGCCCTCGTCTGGATCGGCGGACCCGACGGCTTCCCGAAGCTGGCCGACACCGTTCGCTGGGTGGCGCTCGCGACCGCGGGCATCGAGAAGTTCGTCGCCGAGGGCGTCCTCGACGATCGTCGACTGTGGACCAATGCGTCGGGCTTCTACGCGGTCGGCGTCGCCGAGCACGCGCTCGCACTGCTCCTCGCCGGACTGCGCCAGATCAACACCGCGGTTCTCGACCACTGGGCCAAGGACCGGATCGACCCGGCCGTGCGGTCCCTTCGCGGCTCCACCGTCGCGATCATCGGCGCCGGCGGCATCGGCCGCGAACTGACGCGGCTGCTGAAGGCGTGCGGGGCCACCGTGATCGCGGTGAACCGTCGCGGTCGTGCCGTTCCCGGCGCCGACCGGACGCTGACCGCGGACCGGACCGACGAGGTCTGGGCGCTCGCCGACCATGTGGTCCTCGCCGCGCCTGCCACGGCCGAGACCTACCACCTGATCAACGACGAGACCCTCGCGCGGCTGCATTCGCACACCTGGATCGTCAACGTCGCGCGCGGACCGCTGATCGATCAGGCGGCCCTGCACCGGGCGTTGAGCAGCGGCGTCATCGCCGGTGCGGCGCTCGACGTGACCGACCCCGAGCCGCTGCCGGCCGACGACCCGCTGTGGACGCTGTCCAACGTCATCATCACGCCGCACGTCGCGAACCCGGCGTCGGGCCTCACCCGCGAGATGGCGCCGTTCGTCGCCGAGAACATCCGGCGCTTCGAGGCGGGTCAGGAGCTGATGGCCGTCGTCACGCCGGGCGCGGGGTACTGA
- a CDS encoding FUSC family protein: MPVTEDPHIPPSRPSVTGLLWSRPSARGRWAPALRAGVSFLVPALILLAGGLGQNAMLAALGTFAVLFGERRPYRIRWKTILTAGVLLVLTVTLFGLLGAWVGAAPSIPRELITVVALGALTAVSVFGSNALRLGPPGPFFLVLAGGVVAVICQAGLSPLTVVVCTAAGSASALIVSMVPALWRPHGPETDITEAALAEIDGFLAANRQPSRRHGVAASTLNAWTVLHDASQTDSDLARRLWESHHRIHDSESGALVAPLPRPSVIHRLRFALHPNSHASVTALRNTVAVLVVGSVSVLAGLGRPDWAVVSAVLVLQLGPDRVRGSVRGAHRVLGTLIGLAIFAALHSLDLHAVALIVVLAVLNMAIELTVTTNYALAATFITPLALLLGSPNQPIVHQMTSRVIETLLGVGIAIAMLWLLRPRAHRSTLLAADDRARAACLAVLASATELVPSTPEMRVRRRDLQWQLLEAELAATDSANDEPSWARDYWPQHAAARAVGYDTLSACWRAGPDTLVDPALVLKLHARAVATPDV, encoded by the coding sequence ATGCCGGTGACCGAAGACCCCCACATCCCACCGTCACGGCCGTCCGTGACCGGCCTCCTGTGGAGCCGACCGTCGGCGCGCGGCCGATGGGCGCCCGCGCTGCGGGCCGGCGTCTCCTTCCTGGTCCCGGCACTGATCCTGCTGGCGGGCGGGCTCGGCCAGAACGCGATGCTGGCCGCTCTCGGCACGTTCGCGGTGTTGTTCGGCGAACGACGCCCGTACCGCATCCGGTGGAAGACGATCCTGACGGCGGGTGTGCTCCTGGTGCTGACGGTGACCCTGTTCGGGCTGCTCGGGGCGTGGGTCGGGGCGGCCCCGTCGATCCCGCGCGAGCTGATCACCGTCGTCGCGCTCGGCGCACTCACCGCCGTGAGCGTGTTCGGGTCCAATGCGCTGCGTCTCGGCCCGCCCGGGCCGTTCTTCCTGGTCCTGGCGGGCGGCGTGGTCGCGGTGATCTGCCAGGCCGGGCTGTCGCCGCTGACGGTGGTCGTGTGCACCGCCGCCGGCTCTGCGTCAGCACTGATCGTCAGCATGGTGCCTGCACTCTGGCGTCCGCACGGACCCGAGACCGACATCACCGAGGCGGCGCTCGCGGAGATCGACGGCTTCCTCGCCGCCAACCGGCAGCCGTCCCGTCGGCACGGCGTCGCCGCGTCGACTCTGAACGCGTGGACGGTGCTGCACGACGCGTCGCAGACCGACAGTGACCTGGCCCGGCGGCTGTGGGAGTCGCACCACCGGATCCACGACTCGGAGTCCGGCGCGCTGGTGGCGCCGCTCCCCCGGCCGAGCGTCATCCACCGTCTGCGGTTCGCCCTGCACCCGAACAGTCATGCCTCGGTGACGGCGCTCCGCAACACCGTGGCGGTGCTGGTGGTCGGCAGCGTCTCGGTGCTCGCGGGACTCGGCCGACCCGACTGGGCGGTGGTCAGCGCCGTCCTGGTCCTGCAGTTGGGACCCGACCGGGTGCGCGGCAGCGTCCGCGGCGCCCACCGCGTGCTCGGCACCCTGATCGGTCTCGCGATCTTCGCCGCCCTCCACAGTCTCGATCTGCACGCCGTCGCCCTGATCGTGGTGCTGGCAGTGCTGAACATGGCGATCGAGCTGACCGTGACCACCAACTACGCGCTGGCCGCGACGTTCATCACCCCGCTCGCCCTGCTCCTCGGTTCACCGAATCAGCCGATCGTGCATCAGATGACCTCGCGGGTCATCGAGACTCTGCTCGGCGTCGGGATCGCGATCGCCATGCTCTGGCTGCTTCGACCGCGCGCTCACCGGAGCACTCTGCTCGCCGCCGACGACCGCGCGCGGGCCGCGTGTCTCGCCGTCTTGGCGAGCGCTACCGAACTGGTCCCGTCGACGCCGGAGATGCGGGTCCGGCGCCGCGACCTGCAGTGGCAGCTCCTCGAAGCCGAGCTGGCCGCCACCGACAGCGCCAACGACGAACCGTCCTGGGCGCGTGACTACTGGCCGCAGCACGCCGCGGCCCGCGCCGTCGGCTACGACACGCTGTCCGCCTGCTGGCGTGCGGGTCCGGACACGCTGGTCGATCCGGCGCTCGTGCTGAAACTGCACGCGCGGGCGGTGGCGACGCCAGACGTGTAG
- a CDS encoding class I SAM-dependent methyltransferase, whose translation MDAQPGYDALAEQYASTFPSPFVTVLERHAVDAFAEQVRASAPDASVIDVGCGTGGVAAHLTEHGLSVRGVDPSEEMLAIARRQYPHLSFEVGDADLDAVDLAEVHGVVARFSLIHLPPDRVRATLADWASRLPTGAWLLVATQASDDPGVHEFDHHVARAWRWHPETLAAAVDAAGFAEEWRAVSRPDVDYHHRFPEIHLVARCR comes from the coding sequence GTGGATGCGCAACCCGGGTACGATGCCCTCGCCGAGCAGTACGCCAGCACCTTTCCGTCCCCGTTCGTGACCGTCCTGGAACGTCACGCGGTCGATGCCTTCGCGGAGCAGGTCCGCGCGTCCGCTCCCGACGCCTCCGTGATCGACGTCGGCTGCGGCACCGGCGGAGTCGCCGCCCACCTGACCGAGCACGGACTGTCGGTCCGGGGCGTCGACCCGAGCGAGGAGATGCTGGCGATCGCCCGTCGGCAGTACCCGCACCTCTCGTTCGAGGTGGGCGACGCCGACCTCGACGCAGTTGATCTGGCGGAGGTCCACGGCGTCGTCGCGCGCTTCAGCCTCATCCACCTCCCGCCCGACCGGGTGCGCGCGACGCTCGCCGATTGGGCGTCGCGTCTGCCGACCGGAGCCTGGCTGCTGGTCGCGACACAGGCGTCGGACGACCCGGGAGTCCACGAGTTCGACCACCATGTCGCCCGGGCTTGGCGATGGCATCCGGAGACTCTGGCGGCGGCGGTCGACGCGGCCGGTTTCGCCGAGGAGTGGCGTGCCGTCAGTCGACCCGACGTCGACTACCACCACCGATTCCCCGAGATCCACCTGGTGGCGCGATGCCGGTGA